From Lagenorhynchus albirostris chromosome 15, mLagAlb1.1, whole genome shotgun sequence, one genomic window encodes:
- the PRND gene encoding prion-like protein doppel, whose amino-acid sequence MRKHLGGCWLAIVCVLLFSQLSSVKARGIKHRIKWNRKALPSTSQVTEAHTAEIRPGAFIRQGRKLDINFGAEGNRYYEANYWQFPDGIHYNGCSEANVTKEKFVTSCINATQAVNQEELSREKQDNNLYQRVLWQLIRELCSDKQCDFSLERGAGLRVTLDQPMMLCLLVFIWFIVK is encoded by the coding sequence ATGAGGAAGCATCTGGGTGGATGCTGGCTGGCCATTGTCTGCGTCCTGCTCTTCAGCCAGCTGTCCTCAGTCAAGGCGAGAGGCATAAAGCACAGAATCAAGTGGAACCGGAAGGCCTTGCCAAGTACCTCCCAGGTCACGGAGGCCCACACTGCAGAGATACGCCCAGGGGCCTTCATCAGGCAAGGCCGAAAGCTGGATATCAACTTCGGAGCTGAGGGCAATAGATACTACGAGGCCAACTATTGGCAGTTCCCTGATGGGATCCATTACAATGGCTGCTCTGAGGCCAACGTCACCAAGGAGAAGTTTGTCACCAGCTGCATCAATGCCACCCAGGCGGTGAACCAGGAGGAACTGTCCCGCGAGAAACAAGACAACAATCTTTACCAGCGGGTCCTGTGGCAGCTGATCAGGGAGCTCTGCTCCGACAAACAGTGTGATTTTTCGTTGGAAAGGGGAGCAGGACTTCGGGTCACTCTGGACCAGCCCATGATGCTCTGCCTGCTGGTTTTCATCTGGTTTATTGTGAAGTAA
- the PRNP gene encoding major prion protein isoform X2, giving the protein MVKSHIANWILVLFVATWSDMGFCKKRPKPGGGWNTGGSRYPGQGSPGGNRYPPQGGGGWGQPHGGGWGQPHGGGWGQPHGGGWGQPHGGGGWGQGGGTHNQWKPSKPKTNMKHVAGAAAAGAVVGGLGGYMLGSAMSRPLIHFGSDYEDRYYRENMYRYPNQVYYRPVDQYNNQNSFVHDCVNITVKQHTVTTTTTKGENFTETDIKMMERVVEQMCITQYQREYQAYYQRGASVILFSSPPVILLISFLIFLIVG; this is encoded by the coding sequence ATGGTGAAAAGCCACATAGCCAATTGGATCCTGGTTCTCTTTGTGGCCACGTGGAGTGACATGGGCTTCTGCAAGAAGCGACCAAAGCCTGGAGGAGGATGGAACACTGGGGGGAGCCGATACCCAGGACAGGGCAGTCCTGGAGGCAACCGCTATCCACCCcagggagggggaggctggggtCAGCCCCACGGTGGTGGCTGGGGACAGCCCCACGGTGGTGGCTGGGGTCAGCCCCACGGTGGTGGCTGGGGACAGCCCCATGGTGGTGGAGGCTGGGGTCAAGGTGGTGGTACCCATAATCAGTGGAAGCCCAGTAAGCCAAAAACCAACATGAAGCATGTGGCAGGAGCTGCTGCAGCTGGGGCGGTGGTAGGGGGCCTTGGCGGCTACATGCTGGGGAGTGCCATGAGCAGGCCCCTTATACATTTTGGCAGTGACTATGAGGACCGTTACTATCGTGAAAACATGTACCGTTACCCCAACCAGGTATACTACAGGCCAGTGGATCAGTATAACAACCAGAACAGCTTCGTGCATGACTGTGTCAACATCACAGTCAAGCAGCACACggtcactaccaccaccaccaaggggGAAAACTTCACTGAGACGGACATCAAGATGATGGAGCGTGTGGTGGAGCAGATGTGCATCACCCAGTACCAGAGAGAATACCAGGCTTATTACCAAAGAGGGGCAAGTGTGAtccttttctcctcccctcctgtgATCCTCCTCAtctctttcctcattttcctcataGTGGGATGA
- the PRNP gene encoding major prion protein isoform X1, with protein MVKSHIANWILVLFVATWSDMGFCKKRPKPGGGWNTGGSRYPGQGSPGGNRYPPQGGGGWGQPHGGGWGQPHGGGWGQPHGGGWGQPHGGGGWGQGGGTHNQWKPSKPKTNMKHVAGAAAAGAVVGGLGGYMLGSAMSRPLIHFGSDYEDRYYRENMYRYPNQVYYRPVDQYNNQNSFVHDCVNITVKQHTVTTTTTKGENFTETDIKMMERVVEQMCITQYQREYQAYYQRGYGLHSSYCIKNGYSCNTRLQGRGHFHRE; from the exons ATGGTGAAAAGCCACATAGCCAATTGGATCCTGGTTCTCTTTGTGGCCACGTGGAGTGACATGGGCTTCTGCAAGAAGCGACCAAAGCCTGGAGGAGGATGGAACACTGGGGGGAGCCGATACCCAGGACAGGGCAGTCCTGGAGGCAACCGCTATCCACCCcagggagggggaggctggggtCAGCCCCACGGTGGTGGCTGGGGACAGCCCCACGGTGGTGGCTGGGGTCAGCCCCACGGTGGTGGCTGGGGACAGCCCCATGGTGGTGGAGGCTGGGGTCAAGGTGGTGGTACCCATAATCAGTGGAAGCCCAGTAAGCCAAAAACCAACATGAAGCATGTGGCAGGAGCTGCTGCAGCTGGGGCGGTGGTAGGGGGCCTTGGCGGCTACATGCTGGGGAGTGCCATGAGCAGGCCCCTTATACATTTTGGCAGTGACTATGAGGACCGTTACTATCGTGAAAACATGTACCGTTACCCCAACCAGGTATACTACAGGCCAGTGGATCAGTATAACAACCAGAACAGCTTCGTGCATGACTGTGTCAACATCACAGTCAAGCAGCACACggtcactaccaccaccaccaaggggGAAAACTTCACTGAGACGGACATCAAGATGATGGAGCGTGTGGTGGAGCAGATGTGCATCACCCAGTACCAGAGAGAATACCAGGCTTATTACCAAAGAGGG TACGGGTTACACAGCAGCTATTGCATCAAGAATGGATATTCGTGCAACACTAGACTTCAGGGCAGAGGACATTTTCACAGGGAATGA